The following are encoded in a window of Candidatus Methanoperedens sp. genomic DNA:
- a CDS encoding glycosyltransferase family 2 protein → MVEVSIVLPAYNEAARLESTVERTAAALREITPSFEIIIAEDGSRDGTDKICEALSKKYDFVIHLHSDERQGRGRALNRAFAASKGEILGYIDVDLATDMKHLMELIQSIRDGYDFATGSRMLPESNVRRPFKRGLASKGFNFLTRLMLGSKLYDHQCGFKSFKRSSLFEIMDSVKDTHWFWDTELFVRAQREGYSVKEFPVEWKHGGATKVNLVKDVFGMGSQIFRLWWEFLWN, encoded by the coding sequence ATAGTAGAGGTTTCAATTGTCCTTCCGGCTTATAACGAGGCAGCGCGCTTGGAAAGCACGGTGGAGAGAACAGCAGCAGCGCTCCGGGAGATAACGCCATCTTTTGAGATCATAATTGCCGAAGATGGAAGCAGGGACGGCACGGATAAAATATGTGAAGCCCTCTCGAAAAAATATGATTTTGTGATACATCTGCATTCTGATGAGAGGCAAGGCAGAGGCCGGGCGCTCAACCGGGCGTTTGCGGCCTCAAAAGGGGAGATCCTTGGATACATCGACGTTGACCTTGCAACAGATATGAAGCACCTGATGGAACTCATACAATCCATCCGCGATGGTTACGATTTTGCCACGGGTTCAAGAATGCTTCCGGAAAGCAATGTCAGAAGACCTTTCAAAAGGGGTCTTGCAAGCAAAGGTTTCAACTTCCTTACGAGATTGATGCTTGGCTCAAAACTCTATGATCATCAATGCGGTTTCAAGTCCTTCAAACGCAGCTCCCTGTTTGAGATCATGGATTCTGTGAAAGATACCCACTGGTTCTGGGATACAGAATTATTTGTTCGTGCACAGCGGGAGGGTTACAGTGTAAAGGAATTTCCCGTTGAATGGAAACACGGCGGTGCAACAAAGGTCAATCTGGTAAAGGATGTCTTCGGGATGGGTTCACAGATATTCAGATTATGGTGGGAATTCCTGTGGAATTGA
- a CDS encoding DUF87 domain-containing protein, protein MTNKIQLLTGKSDTKEVFIDAQELVTGRTCVIGQSGSGKSYLIAVLCEQLLQNNIAFCIVDTEGEYFSLKEKFQLLWVGGEEADVRIDFDFYELITKSITNNVSLILDVSDVLKQRKVVSDFAGKLYEIESQIKQPYLLIIEEADRFVPQSKDSIKEIEEISKRGRKRGLGLLVATQRPSLVNKNVLSQCGNQFIGKLTTENDLKAVDLFFADRKELELLPKLTTSEFFVMGNVVKEKTRMQTVQRITQHKGLTPKLIPKATGKITELKTSLGFAGILEEKEKVKEAYESGERKLKGVKAQIPKEQIEAIVDGKRRKKYWLSGEKEHVKSIELIYHPLVWVEVTAPEGFITKSLASHSIIVDSISGEFVDIKHGLKYSTGISKLIGLNENEIRILLEIYRNKKITIGDLELKTKLSETTIRTIIHHLQDRKMVTFSKEGNLKLYSFLINFEPPDLKQSLSRPEIQQISGKTNKQALTEDVMRKIIKGLEDDADITKFEVFYYPIWFVNLENRSLKIDGVAGKEI, encoded by the coding sequence ATGACTAACAAAATACAGCTTCTTACTGGAAAATCGGATACAAAAGAAGTCTTTATAGATGCGCAGGAATTGGTTACCGGAAGAACGTGCGTAATAGGTCAAAGCGGGAGTGGTAAAAGCTACTTAATAGCAGTACTCTGCGAACAACTGCTGCAAAATAATATCGCTTTTTGTATAGTTGATACGGAAGGGGAATATTTCTCTTTAAAAGAAAAGTTTCAACTGTTATGGGTTGGTGGGGAAGAAGCGGATGTTAGAATAGACTTTGATTTCTATGAACTCATAACAAAATCAATAACAAATAACGTTTCTTTAATTTTAGATGTATCGGATGTCCTGAAACAAAGAAAAGTTGTTTCTGATTTTGCAGGTAAATTATATGAAATCGAAAGCCAGATAAAGCAGCCGTATTTATTGATTATCGAGGAGGCGGACAGGTTTGTTCCGCAAAGCAAGGACTCTATAAAGGAAATCGAGGAGATTTCAAAAAGAGGGAGAAAGCGGGGGTTGGGTTTGCTTGTTGCAACTCAAAGACCTTCGCTTGTAAATAAGAATGTCCTGTCCCAATGCGGAAACCAGTTTATCGGGAAATTAACAACCGAAAACGATTTAAAAGCGGTGGATCTGTTTTTTGCAGACAGGAAAGAACTGGAATTATTGCCTAAATTGACCACCAGCGAATTTTTTGTGATGGGGAATGTGGTGAAAGAAAAAACCAGGATGCAGACCGTCCAGAGAATAACACAGCACAAAGGGCTTACCCCGAAACTGATTCCAAAGGCGACAGGTAAAATTACCGAACTAAAAACAAGCCTGGGCTTTGCAGGGATACTGGAGGAGAAGGAAAAAGTAAAAGAGGCTTATGAGTCTGGCGAGAGAAAATTAAAAGGAGTCAAGGCGCAAATCCCAAAAGAGCAGATAGAAGCTATCGTTGATGGTAAAAGAAGGAAAAAGTATTGGTTGTCTGGGGAAAAGGAGCATGTAAAATCTATCGAGCTTATCTATCATCCACTTGTCTGGGTTGAAGTAACTGCTCCGGAGGGATTTATCACGAAGAGCCTTGCATCGCATTCAATTATAGTAGATTCTATAAGCGGCGAATTTGTGGATATTAAACATGGATTAAAATACTCAACAGGTATTTCTAAATTAATCGGTTTGAATGAAAACGAGATCAGGATTCTGTTGGAAATCTATAGAAATAAAAAAATTACAATCGGTGATCTTGAACTTAAAACCAAACTGTCCGAGACGACAATAAGAACTATCATACACCATCTACAGGATAGAAAGATGGTAACTTTTTCAAAAGAAGGAAATTTAAAATTATATTCTTTTCTTATCAACTTTGAACCCCCGGATTTAAAACAGTCTTTAAGCCGCCCTGAGATACAGCAAATTTCCGGGAAAACAAATAAACAGGCGCTTACAGAGGATGTTATGCGAAAAATAATAAAGGGCCTGGAAGATGATGCTGACATAACAAAATTTGAGGTTTTTTATTACCCCATATGGTTTGTAAACCTGGAAAATAGAAGTCTGAAAATAGATGGTGTCGCCGGGAAAGAAATTTGA
- a CDS encoding NAD(P)/FAD-dependent oxidoreductase, with the protein MKTIIIGGGLAGLAAAYKLSGKEEVVVVEKEPELGGMASSYTIKVPDLNTGTYHIEKYYHHIFAGDGELISLIEELGLRNRLEWRRGTTGYYLEGKIFPMNTPFEILKALPLMDVIGLTWLVLKARRIKDLAPYDDITAKEWIVDTAGESVYNNFFLPLLSGKFGDNKDKVSAAWLLGRVRIRSDRSAKGERLGYMRGGFHALMEEMASHIRKKGGAIRQGNVSRIEVNNGSVRGIIVDGEFIGCDRVISTVAPSVLQKIMDTEFLGLDMEISYQGTACALFGLRERVMDDTYWLNIRVEVPFGAMIEHTNFIPASDYGENLMYVTSYFQSIDSVLWKSKDEDIIELYLKGLEKLFPEFRKKVKWWRLRRDKDTAPVYETGYGKKVLPYETKIRGLYLAGMFSDANYPERSMNGSIVAGFKCSENILKKEALQ; encoded by the coding sequence ATGAAGACAATAATCATCGGCGGCGGACTCGCAGGGCTTGCAGCTGCATATAAGCTTTCCGGGAAAGAAGAAGTTGTTGTCGTCGAGAAAGAGCCAGAACTCGGAGGAATGGCATCAAGCTATACCATAAAAGTCCCGGATCTTAATACGGGAACGTATCATATCGAAAAATACTATCATCATATCTTCGCAGGTGACGGGGAACTCATATCTCTTATAGAGGAACTGGGTCTTAGGAATCGGCTTGAATGGCGCAGGGGCACGACAGGATATTACCTCGAAGGTAAAATATTCCCGATGAACACGCCTTTTGAGATACTGAAAGCATTGCCGTTGATGGATGTTATAGGATTAACATGGCTCGTGTTGAAGGCAAGAAGGATAAAAGACCTGGCTCCATATGATGATATTACCGCAAAGGAGTGGATAGTGGATACAGCGGGCGAATCTGTTTATAATAATTTCTTCCTTCCCCTGCTTTCGGGCAAGTTCGGTGATAACAAAGACAAGGTGTCAGCAGCCTGGCTCCTTGGTCGCGTTCGCATCCGCTCGGACAGGAGCGCGAAAGGGGAGCGCCTGGGTTACATGCGCGGGGGTTTTCATGCTCTCATGGAGGAGATGGCTTCGCATATCAGGAAAAAGGGGGGCGCTATAAGGCAGGGCAATGTGTCACGGATCGAGGTAAACAATGGTTCTGTCCGGGGCATTATCGTTGATGGTGAGTTCATCGGATGCGACAGGGTTATTTCAACCGTTGCCCCTTCTGTCCTCCAGAAAATAATGGATACGGAATTTCTGGGACTTGATATGGAAATCAGTTACCAGGGTACGGCATGCGCACTTTTTGGATTGAGGGAAAGGGTCATGGATGATACCTACTGGCTGAACATCAGGGTTGAGGTGCCCTTTGGCGCCATGATAGAGCATACTAACTTTATCCCGGCATCAGATTATGGGGAAAACCTGATGTATGTGACCTCATATTTCCAAAGTATTGATAGCGTTCTCTGGAAATCAAAAGATGAAGACATCATCGAATTATACCTGAAAGGGCTTGAAAAGCTCTTCCCGGAATTCCGGAAGAAGGTGAAATGGTGGCGCCTGCGCAGGGATAAGGACACGGCACCAGTGTATGAAACAGGATACGGAAAAAAAGTCCTGCCTTATGAAACAAAGATCAGAGGGCTCTATTTAGCGGGTATGTTCTCGGACGCGAATTACCCGGAGAGGAGCATGAATGGCTCGATCGTGGCAGGATTTAAATGCTCTGAAAATATATTGAAGAAGGAGGCATTACAATAG